Sequence from the Deltaproteobacteria bacterium genome:
ATCGTCATCGACTCGACCGGCAGCATGCAGAACGTGATCGACGACCTGAAGCGGCGCATGGACGACCTCGCCGCCAGCATGCAGCGCCTGGTGCCGACCGCACGCGTCGGTGCAGTCACCTACCGCGATCGCGACGACGACCAGGGCGCCAGGGGCGGCCCCCGGCAGAGCGAGGCCTTCCTCGTCAAGTGGACGGCCCTCACCTTCAACGTGAAGAAAGTGCAGACCTTCCTCGATGGCATCGTGGCCGAGGGCGGCGGCGACTGGGAGGAGGCGGTGAAGGACGGCCTCGAGTGCGCCATGCGCCAGCTCAAGTGGCGCGCCGATGCGAAGAAGGTCATCATCCTGGTCGGCAGCTCGCCGCCCCATCCGCAGGACGTGTCCGCGATCAAGAAGCTGATCGCCGACTGGCGCGGGAAGGGCGGTGTGGTGAGCACCATCGACGTGAGCCTCATGCTGCACGAGGAGTTCGAGCGGCAGATGGCCAGGTGGCTGCACAACGAGGACCTGAAGGAGGTCTCGCCGCTCCCCGCGTTCTACAGGGAGGTGAGTGACAGCTTCGGCGAGATGGCGCGGGAGGGCGGCGGGCAGATGATCGCCATGGGACAGCAGAGCGCTCTCGTCCGGCACCTGCTCGTCCTCACCTTCGGACCCGGCTGGGAGCGGGACGTGGCGCGCATCGCGCGCGGCTTCTGATTCGCAAGAGGAGAATCTCGATGGAGAACGTCGATCTCGATGTCGTCCACCTGATCCAGCAGGCGGCGATCTCGACCTACCCCCTGATCGTGTGCTCGATCGTCATGCTCGGGGTCGCGCTCGAGCGGCTCTGGACGCTGCGCGGCGCGGTCACGTCGACCGGCTCGCTCACCGCCGAGCTGGTCCCGCTGCTGGCGCGCGGCGAGCTTTCGGGGGCGGCGGAGGCGGTGCGCCGGCACCGGCTCTGCCCGGCGCGGCGCGTGTTCGGCGACGTGCTCGGCGCGGCGTCCGAGGCGCCGCTCGAGGAGCTCGAGCGCGTCGCCGACGAGCGGCAGTTCGAGGAGATCGAGGGCTGCGGCGCCTACCTCTGGGTCCTCGGCACGATCGGCTCCTCGGCGCCCTTCATCGGTCTCTTCGGCACGGTGGTCGGCATCATGCGCGCCTTCCACAGCATGGCGATCGTCGGTACGGGCGGCTTCGGCGTGGTGGCGGGCGGCCTCTCCGAGGCGCTCATCGCGACGGCCCTCGGCCTCGCCATCGGCATCGTCTCCCTCGTCTTCTACAACTACCTCCAGAACCGCGTCCAGCGCATCGACGGGGCGCTGCGCATCGGCTGCGCGCGGCTGGTCGAGGCCGTCGCGGCGGCGCGGAGGGGCCATGGCGCTGTTTAGGGCGCACACGCGCGGGCACATCGTCGCCGAGATCAACGTGACGCCGCTGACCGACGTGTTCCTCGTGCTGCTCATCATCTTCATGATCACCACCTCGGCCATGGTGAGGCCGGCGGCCGACGTCGACCTGCCCAAGGCGGCCGAGAGCGAGGAGCAGCCGAAGGGCGTGCTCGTCACCATGACGCCGTCGCACGAGGTGTTCGTGAACGAGCGGCCGGTGCCGAGCGACGACGCCTCGCTGGCGAGCGTGCTGCGCGACACGCTCGCGCGCAGCCCGGACAAGGTGGTCGTGCTCGCCGGCGACCGCCAGGTGATCCTGGGCGAGGTGGTGCGCGTGCTCGGGCTCGCCAAGGAGGCGGGCGCCACCGGCTTCGCCCTGGCCTCCGAGTGACGTCGCGCGCGCTCGCCGGCGCGGCGCTGGTCGCGCTGCTGGCCGCCTCGGCGCCGGCGCGCGCCCAGGAGGGCGGCGAGCGCGCGGCGCTCGCCCAGCTCGAGCAGCGGAGTCGCACCTTCTACGGGCTCCTCGAGCGGGGGGAGCGCGAGCGCGCGGCCGCCGCCTGGCCCGGTCTGGAGGCCGACCTGGCCCGCTTCCGCGACGGCCTCCAGGCGCGCCTCGATCGCATGCGCGACGAGGTGATCGAGCGCGACGGCGACCTGGAGGAGCTCTACCGCAGCCCGCGCTGGCGCGACCCGGAGGTCATGACGCTGGTCGCCGCCTACCACCTCGCCTGGGTGCGCTACCAGGGCGCGCAGCTCGTGGGCGACGCGGCGAAGAAGCGGGCGCTCCTCCAGAAGGCGGTCGAGGGCTTCTCGCAGTTCCTGCTCGTGAACGAGGTGCCCGAGATCTACGCCGACAGCCTCTACGGCCGCGGCCTCGCCTTCCTCGACCTCGGCGAGACGGGCAAGGCGATCGAGGACCTCTCCGCCGCCGCCGGCACGCCGCAGGTAGGCGCCAAAGCGCGCGCCGCGCTCGAGGAGGCGCAGCGGCGGGCGAGCGGCAGGAAGGCGCCGAGCGAAGACGGTCCCGAGGTCCTGCTCGCCCGCCTGGGCGAGCTCCTGCCCCGCGCCGCCACCGGCGATGCGCCGGCCGAGAAGGACGCGACCGCGCTGGCGCGCGGCCTCGCGGCGCGCGGCGGACCGTGGCCGGCGCGCGTGTCGAGCCTCGCCGCGGAGCGGCTGGGCGGCGGCACGCCGGCTGGCGTCCACTCCACCTACGGCCTCTTCCTGCTGGCGCAGCTCGCCGTCGACCGCGGCCGCTGCGGCGACGTGCCGCCCCTCGCCGAGGCGAGCGAGGGGGTGCACGACGGCGCGCGCGCCCGCCTCCGCCCGGAGATCCTCTTCCTCGATGCGGGCTGCCGGCTGAACGCGGGCCAGGCGCGCGAGGCGGCGGAGCGGTTCGCGGTCCTCCTCCGCGAGTTCCCCGACTCGGCGCGCACGCGCGAGGCCGGATACTACCGCTTCCGCGCGCTCGACAGCGCGCGCGCGAGCGATGCGTCGCTCACGCCGGCCTACGAGCAGGCGCTCGACGCCTACCTCGCCGCCCATCCCAAGGCCGACGGCGCCGCCGAGGCGCGCTACCTCCTGGCCGAGCTGCACCGCGCCCGCGGCGAGTGCAAGCGCGCCCAGGCCGAGTACGCGCAGGTGGGCCCGGGCCCCTTCGCCGCGCGCGCGCATCTGGGCGACCTCGAGTGCCGGGTCGCCATGCTGGGGAAGGGCAACGAGGGACGCAAGGAGGTGCTGGCCGCGCTCCGCGCCTTCGCGCGCGATGCCGCCGAGAAGGGGCTCGGCGCGCGCGCGGCGCTCCTGGGCGCCGTCGTGGCCGCGGGCGCGACCCCGCCCGACCAGGGCGCGGTGGTCGAGCTGCTCGACGGCTTCGAGAAGCACTACCCCGACGCGAAGGAGATCCACCCCCGCGCCCTGGAGCTCCGCCTCGCGGCCCGCGTCGCAACCGGGCAGCTCGAGGAGGCCGCGCGCGACCTCGACGCGTTCCTCGCCCTGCGCGCCGACCCGGCCGAGCGGCGCGGCACGCTCGCGCGCGTCGGGCGGGAGCTCGCCACGCGCGCCGAGCGCGCGGCGCCCGCCGAGCAGACGCCCGCGCTCGCGCTGGCGCGGAAGGTCTACACCGTCCTCGTGCGAGAGGGCGGCGATGGGAGCAACCGAATCGTCCTCGCGGACCTCGATCTCCGCGCCGGCGACGCCGCGGCGGCCCGCGCGCTCTACGAGGAGGTGCTCAAGACGGACCGGGCATCGGCCGAGGCGCTCCGCGGCGCCGCACGCGCGGCCGCGGCGCAGGGCGACCGCGAGCACGCCCTCACCTACTGGCGGACCGTCCTCGACGCGAGCCCACCCGGCGGCACCGCCTGGTACGAGGCGCGCGTCGCGCAGGTGACGCTGCTCGCCGAGGACGGACAGAAGGCGCAGGCCTGCGCGCTCCTGCGCGCGGCCCGCGGCCGCGCCACCAGCACCGGCGGCGACCAGCTCGAGGCGCGGCTGCGCGCGATGGAGCCGCGAGTGTGCGAGTAGGAGGCGCCCGACATCGTGACGGGGTGGCGGCGGCGGGGGTGCCGCGCGCGCTCCCGCGTCCTCGGCCACGCGCGCGCCCGTAGGCTACGGCGTCCCCCCGGGGAGCTGCAGGCGCGCGCGGGCCTGCGGAGGTCGCGCGCGCGGCACCCCCGCCGCCGCCGCATGCGCGACGCCTCGGGCCGCGCTCCTGCTTGCTCACTCTACCGGGGTGACGAAGCCCTCGGACTCGCCGGTCTCGACGTCCTCGATGGAGATGCGCGCTTCGCGATAGACGCCCGGCGGATAGACCAGGTAGCCGGCGGCCGTGGTGTGGGCGGCGATGCGGGCGGCGCGGAGTGGCTCCGCGCCGACGCGCGCACCCGCCGCCCCCGGGGCGAGCGCACGCTCGAGGTCGGCGCCCGCGAGCGGCCCGCTCGCCGTGCCCCCTGCCGGCACGAGGTCGATGCGCGACGGATCGATCGACACGGCGCGCGCGGTGTTGTTGCGCACGGTCACGCGTACCGGCACGGCGCCGCCCAGCGTCGCCACGCCGCCCAGGTCGAGCGTCGCCTCCTGAGGCGAGAGGGCGTGCACCAGCACTTCGAGGCCGCGCCCGGCCCGCGGCTCCTCGACGTCGGGGTGCTTCACCAGCTCCTTGAAGCTGTACCCGAAGCCGCGGCTGAACTCGTAGTCCGGGACGAGCGACTCCTCGACCGGCTTCAGCACCGCACCCTCGGCATCGCAGGTGATGACGACGCGCCCGGTCAGCACGTTGCCCTCGGGGCCGGGCTTGGTGCCGCTCACCACCCCCGCCCGCTCGGGCGTGGCGGGCACCACCTCGGTCACCGCGTAGCCGAGCGCGACGAGGGTGCGATACGTGACGCGCGTCGCGCGCTCGCACGAGAGGCCCGGGTGGACCTCCCTGTAGATCGCCGGCGTGGGACAGCCGGCGGCGATCAGCGCGGCGACGGCCACCCACCACATGACGGACTTTCTGCTACAGTTCTCGGGTGGTCGTCTACACGGTCGGACATTCGACGCTCCCGCTCGACGACTTCCTCGCGCTGCTCGGCGCGCACGGCGTCGCGGGCATCGCCGACGTGCGGCGCTTCCCGGCCTCGCGGCGGCAGCCGCACTTCGCGCGCGAGGCGCTCTCCCGCGCCCTCGCGCGCGCCGGACTCGAGTACGCCTGGCTCCCCGGGCTCGGCGGACGCCGCCGCAGCCGTGCCGGATCGCCGCACGTCGCCTGGCGGAGCCAGAGCTTCCGCGCCTATGCCGACCACATGGAGACGGCGGAGTTCGCGGCCGAGCTCGCCCGCCTCCTCGCGCTCGCCGCCGCGCGCCGGACCGCGGTCATGTGCGCCGAAGCGGTGCCGTGGCGCTGCCACCGCCAGCTCGTCGCCGACGCGCTCGTGGCGCGCGCGATCGATGTCCGCCACGTCATCTCGGCGGCCGCGCCGCCGGAGCCGCACCGCTTGACCGCCTTCGCGCGTCTCGAGGGCGAGCGGGTCGTCTACGACGGCGGGCAGCTCGCGCTCGCGAGCCGCTCCCGCGTTGGCACCGGCCCGGCGGATCGGGAATAATGCGCGCTCCGGCGATGCCGAAGCGGGTCCACGTCGTGAGCCACGGTCCCCACTGCCTGGACGGCGTCGCCGCAGCGGTGGCGGTCGCGCGCTACCAGCGGGGGCGCGCCGATGTGGTCCCTCACTTCGCCGCCAACAACGAGATCGATGCGGTCCTGCGCGGCCTCGCCCTCGACCCGGTCCGCGACATGGAGCTGTGGATCACCGACATCTCGTGGCGCGAGCCGGAGACCGACGCCCATCTGCGTGCGCTCGCCGCAGCCGGCGTCCGCATCTACTGGATCGACCACCACCGTACCGCGCTCGAGCGCTTCGCGGCCGGAAAGGTGGACGTCCCCTTCGCCGACCGGGTGCTGAGCGAGGAGTTCGCCGCCTCGCGCCTGGTCTACGACTACCTGGAGCGGCGGCTCGCCGCCGAGGGGCGCGCGGCGCCCGGCTTCGCCGAGCTCGCGCCGCTGATCGCCATGGCGGACGACAACGACCGCTGGCTGCACCGCGTGCCGGGCTCGCGCGAGCTCGCCTGGGTGGTGCGCTCGCTCGGCGAGGAGGCGTACGATGAACTCCTCGCCGTCGACGAGCAGGTCACGTACTCGCCGCGCATGGCGGCCGCGCGCGCGCGCGTCGAGGCCGAGATCGCCCACAGCCTCGCGGTGGCGAACGCGAGCCGGACCGAGCGCCCGCTCGGCCAGGCGACGCTGGTCACCGCGGTGTGCGACGGGCACCCGAGCGAGATCGCCGACGCCTGGGGCAAGACCGCGCGGAACACCGTGTTCGCTCTCTACGACGCCAAGAGCCTCGCTGTCAGCCTGCGCCGCTCGCCCGACTGCATGGTCGACCTCTCGCGGCTGGCCGCGAGCCTGGGCGGGGGCGGGCACGCAGCGGCCGCCGGCGTTGAGCTGCCCGACCTGCGGCGCGTGCTGGCCGAGGCGCTCGCCGCTCGGATCGCCAGGGCGCTCGCGTGAAGCCCAGGCTCACTCACCTGGCGCTCGGCGTCCAGGACCTCGACCGCAGCATCGCTTTCTACCGCAAGCACGTGAATTGGCAGGTCGTTCACGACCGGGCCGAGGATGGCCACCGGGTCGTCTGGCTGGCCCGGCAGGAGGCCGATCCCGGCTTCGTGCTCGTCCTCTTCGAGGTGCCTGGCGAGCGGCGCGCGGGGCCGACCAACCTCCAGCACCTGGGCTTCGCCGTCGCCTCGCGGGCGGAGGTTGATCGGGCCGCTGCGGCCGCGCGCGCCGACGGGGTACTGGCACTCGAGCCCATCTACGCCGGCCCGATCGTCGGCTACTTCTGCATCGTCACGGACCCGGACGGGAACCAGGTCGAGTTCTCGTACGGGCAACCCATCAATCCGAGAGATCTGCCTCCAGTCGCGTAGCAGGGCGCTCTGCCGGAGGCCCGGGGCGAGAATCGATCGCTCGCGCGATCGAAACTCTTCTTGCCCCCATCCCCGTTGGCTCCACCGTTCCCCCCCAAGCCTCCGGCACAGCACCCTGTCCACAGCTGGGGAGAAGCGCCGCTTCTCCCCTCCCGCGCTCAGCTTCGTGCGCCCATCGCTCTTCGCTCCCCGCGCGAACACACGAGTCCCGGAGAACACGGCACCGGGACGCGCGCTTCGGGGCTGAGCGCGGCGAGTCGACGGAAGACGCGAACTGAACTCAGTGCGCCTTCTCTTAGCGAAGTTCCGCCGGTTCTGTCAACTAGGAAAGACGGAAATCCGCGGCTCACGCCGCGTGACGCGCGGGCGCGGTGCCGCGCGCGTGCGTCATCGAGTGCGGCGCCGGCCGTCTCTTCGACGGAGCCGACAGCGCGGCCTGTACGAACACGGCGCCGATCACCACGGAAGCGGCAACCAGTACCGCGATGACGAGTGGCGCACCGACCGACACGAGGATCGTCGAGGCGGGCGGCAGCGCCGCAGGAGGAACTGCAATAGCGAACGCGGTGGCCATGGGCGACTCCTCCTTCCGCGTACACGGTACGGGCCCGGCCTGCATGAGGCAAATTAATAATTGTCGCTGCTCTCCATTAGCATAACGCACCCTTGAGGAGGCCCGACAAGCGCTGCTACCCAGGCCCCCGCCACCAAGGAGGACCACCCATGCTGAAGGACTTCAGGGAGTTCATCGCACGCGGGAACGCCTTCGACCTCGCCGCCGGCGTCATCATCGGGGGCGCGTTCGGGGGCATCGTGAGCTCGCTCGTGAACGACGTCCTCATGCCCCCGATCGGCGCGCTGCTGGGCGGCATCGACTTCTCGAACTTCTTCCTCCCCCTGAAGGGCGGGACGTACCCTTCCCTGGCCGCCGCCAGGGCCGCCGGCGTGCCGATGATCGCCTACGGCGCGTTCGTGAATACGCTCATCAACTTCCTGATCGTTGCCTTCGTGATCTTCCTGCTCGTGCGCGGGGTGAACCAGCTGAAGAGGCAGCCGCCGGCGCCCGAGGCGGTGCCCACCACGAAGGAGTGCCCCCTCTGCCTGTCCACGATCCCGGTGCGGGCGACGCGCTGCGCCCACTGCACTTCGGACCTGCGGGCGGCCTCTGCTTGACCTCGCGGCCGCGGGGGCGGAGGAAGGAAGCATGGAGCGGCGGATGCGGGTGGGGGTGGTGTACGGGGGCCGGTCGGGCGAGCACGAGGTGTCGCTGCGCTCGGCCGCGTCGATCATCGCGGCGCTCGACCCGGCGCGCTACGAGGTCGTGCCGGTCGCGATCACCAAGGACGGGCGCTGGCTGACTGGGCCGGAGAGCCTGAAGGTCCTCGAGGCGGCGCAGCGCGACCTGGCGCCCATCCCCGAGCACGGGAGCGAGGTCACCCTGCCCGCCGATCCCACCCGCCACGGCCTCCTGCCACTCGGCCACGGCCGGGTGACGCCGCTCGACGTCGTCTTCCCCGTGCTGCACGGAACCTACGGCGAGGACGGCACCATCCAGGGCCTGCTCGAGCTGGCCCAGGTCCCCTACGTGGGCGCCGGCGTGCTCGCCTCCGCCGTCGGCATGGACAAGGCGATCATGAAGTCCGTCTTCCGCGATGCCGGCATCCCGGTCTGCCGCTGGCTGGTGACGCGGATCGGCGCGGAGGACGCTCAGGTCCTGGCGCGGCGGGTGGGCAGCGACCTCGGCTTCCCCTGCTTCGTCAAGCCGGCGAACCTGGGCTCCTCGGTCGGGATCACGAAGGTGAGGGCGGCGGCGGGGCTCGCGGCCGCGGTGGCCGAGGCGGGAGCGTATGACCCCAAGGTGGTCATCGAGGAGGCCGTCGACGGGTGCGAGTTCGAATGCGCCGTGCTCGGCAACGACGCCCCCCAGGCGTCCGTCGTGGGCGAGCTGATCCCCTCGCGCGAGTTCTACGACTACGCGGACAAGTACGTCGAGCAGGGGGCGGAGATCGTGATCCCGGCGCGCATCCCGGCCGAGACCGCGGAGGCCATGCGCGCGCTCGCGCTGCGCGCCTTCTGTGCCGTCGATGGCTCGGGGCTCGCGCGTGTCGACTTCTTCCTCGAGCGTGCCGGGCGCATCCTGGTGAACGAGATCAACACGATGCCGGGCTTCACCGCGATCAGCATGTACCCCAAGTTGTGGGAGGCGAGCGGCCTCGCCTATCCCGCACTCCTCGACCGGCTGATCGCGCTCGCGCTCGAGCGCCACGCGGCACGCGGCAAGCGCCGCCTCTCGTTCACGCCCCCGGCGCCGGCCGCGCCGATGAGCTACCGCCGCGCCCGCCGGTAGGAGGCCGCCCCCCTACAGCAGCACCAGCACCGGGTGGTAGCCGGTCTGGCGGAGCTGGGTCGCCACCCGCTCGGCCTTCGTCACGCTGGTGAACGCGCCGATG
This genomic interval carries:
- a CDS encoding D-alanine--D-alanine ligase → MERRMRVGVVYGGRSGEHEVSLRSAASIIAALDPARYEVVPVAITKDGRWLTGPESLKVLEAAQRDLAPIPEHGSEVTLPADPTRHGLLPLGHGRVTPLDVVFPVLHGTYGEDGTIQGLLELAQVPYVGAGVLASAVGMDKAIMKSVFRDAGIPVCRWLVTRIGAEDAQVLARRVGSDLGFPCFVKPANLGSSVGITKVRAAAGLAAAVAEAGAYDPKVVIEEAVDGCEFECAVLGNDAPQASVVGELIPSREFYDYADKYVEQGAEIVIPARIPAETAEAMRALALRAFCAVDGSGLARVDFFLERAGRILVNEINTMPGFTAISMYPKLWEASGLAYPALLDRLIALALERHAARGKRRLSFTPPAPAAPMSYRRARR
- a CDS encoding biopolymer transporter ExbD, giving the protein MALFRAHTRGHIVAEINVTPLTDVFLVLLIIFMITTSAMVRPAADVDLPKAAESEEQPKGVLVTMTPSHEVFVNERPVPSDDASLASVLRDTLARSPDKVVVLAGDRQVILGEVVRVLGLAKEAGATGFALASE
- a CDS encoding DUF488 domain-containing protein is translated as MVVYTVGHSTLPLDDFLALLGAHGVAGIADVRRFPASRRQPHFAREALSRALARAGLEYAWLPGLGGRRRSRAGSPHVAWRSQSFRAYADHMETAEFAAELARLLALAAARRTAVMCAEAVPWRCHRQLVADALVARAIDVRHVISAAAPPEPHRLTAFARLEGERVVYDGGQLALASRSRVGTGPADRE
- a CDS encoding MotA/TolQ/ExbB proton channel family protein, which encodes MENVDLDVVHLIQQAAISTYPLIVCSIVMLGVALERLWTLRGAVTSTGSLTAELVPLLARGELSGAAEAVRRHRLCPARRVFGDVLGAASEAPLEELERVADERQFEEIEGCGAYLWVLGTIGSSAPFIGLFGTVVGIMRAFHSMAIVGTGGFGVVAGGLSEALIATALGLAIGIVSLVFYNYLQNRVQRIDGALRIGCARLVEAVAAARRGHGAV
- the mscL gene encoding large conductance mechanosensitive channel protein MscL produces the protein MLKDFREFIARGNAFDLAAGVIIGGAFGGIVSSLVNDVLMPPIGALLGGIDFSNFFLPLKGGTYPSLAAARAAGVPMIAYGAFVNTLINFLIVAFVIFLLVRGVNQLKRQPPAPEAVPTTKECPLCLSTIPVRATRCAHCTSDLRAASA
- a CDS encoding VWA domain-containing protein: MSTAAHALLALMVFFDVLGASGGFGLGIGPGLGIGSGGGAGLGQKRRREIFSLEDLPAPVPPSDPNAEQALAELLRPARAQAIVVPQPAVPRPASPVVHFAPPARPVGAGLDLGSRFTSAGAGVGGFGIGEGGGGAGWSLGTSFGRYVGGLRKVGLDVAIVIDSTGSMQNVIDDLKRRMDDLAASMQRLVPTARVGAVTYRDRDDDQGARGGPRQSEAFLVKWTALTFNVKKVQTFLDGIVAEGGGDWEEAVKDGLECAMRQLKWRADAKKVIILVGSSPPHPQDVSAIKKLIADWRGKGGVVSTIDVSLMLHEEFERQMARWLHNEDLKEVSPLPAFYREVSDSFGEMAREGGGQMIAMGQQSALVRHLLVLTFGPGWERDVARIARGF
- a CDS encoding VOC family protein, which codes for MKPRLTHLALGVQDLDRSIAFYRKHVNWQVVHDRAEDGHRVVWLARQEADPGFVLVLFEVPGERRAGPTNLQHLGFAVASRAEVDRAAAAARADGVLALEPIYAGPIVGYFCIVTDPDGNQVEFSYGQPINPRDLPPVA